The following coding sequences are from one uncultured Desulfobacter sp. window:
- the purD gene encoding phosphoribosylamine--glycine ligase, translated as MKILVVGSGGREHTLVWKIAQSPLADKIYCAPGNAGTATLAENVNISAEDVDGLAAFAENNQIDLTVIGPEGPLVAGIADVFEKKGLPVFGPSGAAAQLEGSKVFSKNHMLKYGIPCAAGKAFTDPERAKLYAKAMGAPCVVKADGLAAGKGVIVCTTLDEANAAIDDMLEGNKFGDAGAVVVVEECLQGEEASFIVLTDGNTVLALPESQDHKRIFDDDKGPNTGGMGAYSPAPVLDHLLRTKAMEEVMIPAVKGMAKEGTPFKGVLYAGLMVDKDTIKVLEFNTRLGDPETQPILMRLKNDLVPLMEACCNGTLHNHKINIDPRAAMCVVIAAGGYPGSYEKGHEITGLDQANAVKDTVVFHAGTAMENGKVVASGGRVLGVTSLGDTVEDAINTAYEACGKIEFKDCFKRTDIGAKALKRMAIQPQVGVIMGSDSDFPVMQKALIMLKKFDIPYYVTVASAHRTPEKAVQLATQAREQGVKVFICGAGHAAHLAGVIAAHTTLPVLGVPIDSSALQGMDALLATVQMPPGIPVSTMAIGKSGAQNAGITAAQIIGVSDPVIAEKLAAFKKEMADKVAQKAESFA; from the coding sequence ATGAAAATCCTTGTAGTCGGCAGCGGCGGCCGGGAACATACCCTGGTCTGGAAAATCGCCCAAAGCCCGCTTGCAGATAAAATATACTGCGCCCCGGGAAATGCAGGCACTGCGACCCTGGCTGAAAATGTAAATATCAGCGCCGAAGACGTTGACGGACTGGCAGCATTTGCCGAAAACAACCAGATTGATTTAACAGTTATAGGTCCCGAAGGGCCTTTGGTGGCAGGTATTGCCGATGTATTTGAAAAAAAGGGACTTCCCGTATTCGGGCCCTCCGGCGCTGCGGCACAGCTTGAAGGCTCCAAGGTATTTTCAAAAAATCATATGCTCAAATACGGCATTCCCTGTGCGGCGGGCAAAGCCTTTACCGATCCTGAACGGGCCAAACTCTATGCCAAAGCTATGGGTGCCCCCTGCGTGGTCAAGGCGGACGGTCTGGCTGCGGGCAAGGGCGTTATTGTCTGCACCACCCTTGATGAGGCAAATGCGGCCATTGACGACATGCTGGAAGGCAACAAATTTGGTGATGCCGGGGCCGTGGTGGTGGTGGAAGAGTGCCTCCAGGGCGAAGAGGCCTCTTTTATTGTTCTGACGGACGGCAACACCGTGCTTGCCCTGCCCGAATCCCAGGACCACAAACGTATATTTGATGATGACAAAGGACCCAATACCGGCGGCATGGGCGCCTACTCTCCGGCACCGGTACTGGATCACCTGCTGCGCACAAAAGCCATGGAAGAAGTAATGATTCCGGCGGTAAAAGGCATGGCCAAGGAAGGTACGCCATTTAAAGGGGTGCTCTATGCCGGCCTCATGGTGGACAAGGACACCATCAAGGTGCTGGAATTCAACACCCGCCTTGGTGATCCGGAAACCCAACCCATTCTCATGCGCCTGAAAAACGACCTGGTGCCGTTGATGGAAGCCTGCTGCAACGGGACCCTGCACAACCATAAAATCAATATTGACCCGCGGGCTGCCATGTGTGTGGTCATTGCCGCCGGAGGCTACCCGGGATCATACGAAAAAGGCCATGAAATCACAGGACTGGATCAGGCCAATGCGGTTAAGGATACTGTGGTATTTCATGCCGGCACGGCCATGGAAAATGGTAAAGTCGTGGCATCCGGCGGCCGGGTCCTTGGGGTAACGTCCCTGGGTGACACGGTGGAAGATGCCATCAATACGGCCTATGAAGCCTGCGGCAAAATTGAGTTCAAAGACTGCTTTAAAAGAACGGATATCGGTGCCAAGGCATTGAAGCGCATGGCCATTCAGCCCCAGGTGGGTGTAATCATGGGATCGGACTCTGATTTTCCGGTGATGCAAAAGGCACTGATCATGCTCAAAAAATTTGACATCCCCTACTACGTCACCGTGGCATCGGCCCACAGAACCCCTGAAAAGGCCGTTCAACTGGCTACCCAGGCCCGGGAACAGGGCGTCAAAGTGTTCATTTGCGGGGCAGGCCATGCGGCACATCTGGCCGGTGTCATTGCCGCCCACACCACCCTGCCCGTCTTGGGTGTACCCATTGACTCCAGTGCGCTGCAAGGCATGGATGCACTTCTGGCAACGGTTCAAATGCCTCCCGGCATCCCGGTGTCCACCATGGCCATCGGTAAATCCGGTGCCCAAAATGCGGGAATCACGGCAGCCCAGATCATCGGGGTATCAGATCCGGTGATTGCCGAGAAACTTGCGGCGTTTAAAAAGGAGATGGCGGACAAGGTCGCCCAAAAGGCAGAATCCTTTGCATAA
- a CDS encoding D-alanine--D-alanine ligase — protein sequence MKKIRLALLSGGVSTEREVSLNSGNQVFEALDKDKYDIKRYDPKFDLAKLVTDAPEIDAALIILHGPFGEDGTVQGLLDLLNIPYQGAGVLGSAVAMNKLIAKRLYCQAGIPTPDYLSICTHKPEPDPDKLKALGLPIVVKPVCAGSSVGMSIVSDEKDLPQAIKKGFENDDTLILEKYIKGIELTCGVLGNQDPEALPVIEIIPGDGHEFFDYKAKYTAGATHEICPARIDDQTTRKVQELAVQAHNALFLKGYSRTDMLLLDGRLHVLETNTIPGMTATSLYPQSATKAGYEFGVLMDKLIELAIEENKRTNLRRAQ from the coding sequence ATGAAAAAAATCAGGCTGGCCCTGTTATCGGGCGGGGTGTCCACAGAGCGGGAAGTGTCCTTAAACAGCGGGAATCAGGTGTTTGAAGCCCTTGATAAAGATAAATACGACATCAAACGGTATGATCCTAAATTTGATCTGGCAAAACTTGTCACCGATGCACCGGAGATTGATGCGGCCTTGATTATCCTCCATGGGCCGTTTGGCGAAGACGGCACAGTTCAAGGCCTTTTGGATCTGTTGAACATCCCCTACCAGGGGGCGGGTGTCCTGGGGTCGGCCGTAGCCATGAACAAACTGATCGCCAAAAGACTTTACTGCCAGGCAGGCATCCCCACCCCCGACTATTTATCCATCTGTACCCATAAGCCTGAGCCTGACCCGGACAAGTTAAAGGCCCTTGGACTGCCCATCGTGGTCAAGCCGGTCTGCGCAGGGTCCTCGGTGGGTATGAGCATCGTGTCCGATGAAAAGGATCTGCCCCAGGCCATTAAAAAAGGGTTTGAAAACGATGACACCCTGATCCTGGAAAAATACATCAAGGGTATTGAACTGACCTGCGGGGTGTTGGGCAACCAGGACCCGGAAGCATTGCCCGTCATTGAAATCATCCCTGGCGACGGCCATGAATTTTTTGATTACAAGGCCAAATATACGGCCGGGGCAACCCATGAAATCTGCCCGGCCCGCATTGATGACCAGACCACACGTAAAGTCCAGGAATTAGCTGTTCAGGCCCACAATGCCCTGTTTCTCAAAGGCTATTCCAGAACAGACATGCTGCTTTTGGACGGTCGGCTCCATGTCCTTGAGACCAACACCATCCCCGGCATGACAGCCACCAGTCTTTACCCCCAGTCCGCAACCAAAGCGGGCTATGAATTTGGTGTCCTGATGGACAAATTGATTGAACTTGCCATAGAAGAGAATAAAAGAACGAATTTAAGGAGAGCCCAATGA
- a CDS encoding SHOCT domain-containing protein — MSIRKKDKDGVFKNIFVAYFILLLHVFLLAGIGLSVVLFKGVYHYLPWIMGAIAILVLAIAWIIYARMRATSSSLSEVLGTPEFQDRAVEIRLLGGLATFEIKAKEQPLLPDHTGLSSYSDTRLIESAEDRAERKLLELNALYAKDLISEKEFEKARRSIIQG, encoded by the coding sequence ATGAGCATACGTAAAAAAGACAAAGACGGCGTATTTAAGAATATTTTTGTTGCTTACTTCATCCTGCTGCTCCATGTATTCCTCCTGGCCGGCATCGGCCTTTCCGTGGTGCTGTTCAAGGGCGTTTATCACTATCTGCCATGGATCATGGGCGCCATTGCCATCCTGGTACTGGCCATTGCCTGGATCATTTACGCCAGAATGCGGGCCACCTCTTCTTCCCTGAGCGAAGTGCTCGGCACCCCGGAATTCCAGGACAGGGCAGTTGAAATACGACTGCTCGGCGGTCTTGCAACCTTTGAAATCAAAGCCAAAGAACAGCCCCTGCTGCCTGACCACACGGGCCTTTCCTCCTATTCGGACACCCGGCTCATCGAAAGTGCAGAGGACAGAGCCGAACGTAAACTGCTTGAACTCAACGCGCTGTATGCAAAGGACCTGATCTCCGAAAAGGAGTTCGAAAAAGCACGCCGGAGCATCATCCAGGGCTGA
- a CDS encoding DUF1992 domain-containing protein, which yields MIPGFEAIVEERIKAAQKQGRFENLEGKGKPLIFEESSVPNELRLAHKILKNAGFLPPEVEIRKQMSTIQGLMDQTGQPPVDQTKLHKKLNYLMAKLDAVRSTGPGNAMARDQYRTSLLRKVK from the coding sequence ATGATTCCCGGATTTGAGGCCATAGTTGAGGAACGTATCAAAGCCGCCCAGAAACAGGGGCGGTTTGAAAATCTTGAAGGCAAGGGAAAGCCCTTGATATTTGAGGAGAGTTCCGTGCCCAATGAACTTCGCCTGGCCCATAAAATTTTAAAAAATGCCGGTTTTTTGCCTCCGGAAGTTGAAATCAGAAAACAGATGAGTACTATTCAAGGGCTTATGGACCAAACCGGGCAGCCACCTGTCGATCAGACAAAGCTGCACAAAAAACTAAATTACCTGATGGCCAAGCTTGACGCGGTCCGTTCAACCGGGCCCGGCAATGCCATGGCCCGGGACCAGTACAGAACTTCATTATTGAGAAAAGTCAAATGA
- a CDS encoding L-threonylcarbamoyladenylate synthase, translating into MSQNKIIRVDKDHPESQIIHQAAGILDTGGLVIFPAACLYGVAANALSGDAVEKVFQLKQRPRNNPILVLIKNREQLDTLVANIPDAARRLMDKFWPGGMTLVFEAADCVNPKLMAGKNKLGVRLPRHPVAQALVGSVDFPVTGTSANLSGQPGCTRTDMLCPEIIEKTNLVLDAGLVQGGTGSTVVDVTCTPPKILRRGAVPATDIYACLKG; encoded by the coding sequence ATGAGCCAAAACAAAATCATCCGGGTGGACAAAGACCACCCGGAGTCCCAGATCATACACCAGGCCGCCGGCATACTTGACACCGGCGGCCTGGTGATTTTTCCGGCAGCCTGCCTTTACGGTGTTGCCGCCAACGCCCTGTCCGGTGATGCCGTTGAAAAGGTGTTCCAACTCAAACAGCGCCCCCGCAACAATCCCATTCTGGTTCTAATAAAAAACAGGGAGCAGCTTGACACACTTGTGGCAAATATTCCGGACGCTGCCAGGCGCCTTATGGATAAATTCTGGCCCGGCGGCATGACCCTAGTCTTTGAAGCCGCCGATTGTGTGAACCCCAAACTTATGGCAGGGAAAAACAAATTAGGCGTTCGTCTGCCCAGGCATCCAGTGGCCCAAGCCCTGGTCGGCAGCGTTGATTTTCCCGTCACCGGCACCAGTGCCAACCTCTCCGGCCAGCCCGGGTGCACCCGGACAGATATGCTGTGCCCTGAAATCATCGAAAAAACCAACCTGGTACTGGATGCAGGTTTGGTCCAGGGCGGTACCGGTTCAACGGTGGTGGATGTCACCTGCACCCCCCCAAAGATCCTGCGCCGGGGCGCAGTTCCCGCCACGGACATTTATGCCTGCCTGAAAGGGTGA
- the fusA gene encoding elongation factor G: protein MSKPKNISTIRNIGIMAHIDAGKTTVTERILYYTGRSHKIGEVHDGEATMDWMQDEQDRGITITSAVTYCQWKQATIQIIDTPGHVDFTVEVERALRVLDGAIGVFCAVGGVEPQSETVWRQADRYKVPRMAFINKMDRTGADFFAACDSIREKLSANPVMIQVPIGAEDRFQGVIDLLTMEQIAWNDESLGAEYTAGPIEDEFKDLAEEYRDKLLEAVSELDDEIMEKYLGEEEISVDELRSAIRAATIRRDMVPVLCGSALRNKGVQPLLDAIDYYLPSPKDVPPVKGEHPETEEVLEFKPEKNGPLAALIFKVSMIEGRKLSFARIYSGKISSGKDVFNPTLKRKEKLSRILRMHANKRERLDEASAGDIVGIVGLKNSVTGDTLCNPDHPVLLEKMEYALPVISIAIEPKTHADQEKLDDVMEKFMIEDPTLKVSKDEETGQTILSGMGELHLEIIISRMVKEFNTSVNVGKPQVVYREIVTAPSTGQAVFDREIQGKSHYADVTVELNPLGRGSGVTFKSLVPEEKIAPQYIANIETGIRQSLDGGFLKGYPIVDVEIVLVDGFSEEGKASELGFGVCAAMAVKEALKNAKMGLLEPIMDVEVFVPDANMGDAIADLNARGGRVESITPKTDIQVIKAVVPLSKMFGYSTALRSATQGRGTFTMQFKSFDTV, encoded by the coding sequence ATGAGTAAGCCAAAAAATATATCAACGATCCGGAATATCGGGATCATGGCCCACATTGACGCGGGCAAGACCACGGTGACAGAGCGCATTCTCTATTACACGGGCAGATCCCATAAAATAGGCGAAGTCCATGACGGCGAGGCCACAATGGACTGGATGCAGGACGAGCAGGACCGGGGGATTACCATTACCTCGGCCGTAACGTACTGCCAGTGGAAACAGGCCACCATTCAAATTATCGACACCCCGGGCCATGTGGATTTCACCGTGGAGGTGGAACGGGCCTTGCGGGTTCTGGACGGTGCCATTGGTGTGTTTTGTGCCGTGGGCGGTGTGGAGCCCCAGTCCGAAACGGTCTGGCGCCAGGCCGACCGGTACAAGGTCCCGAGAATGGCATTTATCAATAAAATGGACCGCACGGGTGCGGATTTTTTTGCTGCCTGCGATTCCATCAGAGAAAAGCTGTCTGCCAATCCGGTGATGATCCAGGTACCCATCGGGGCAGAGGACCGGTTCCAGGGTGTTATCGATCTTTTGACCATGGAGCAGATTGCCTGGAATGATGAAAGCCTGGGCGCCGAATACACGGCCGGTCCCATTGAGGACGAATTCAAGGACCTGGCCGAAGAGTACCGGGACAAATTGCTGGAGGCGGTGTCCGAGCTTGATGATGAGATCATGGAAAAATATCTCGGCGAGGAAGAGATCTCAGTGGATGAGCTTCGGTCGGCCATCCGGGCGGCAACCATCCGGCGGGATATGGTGCCGGTGCTGTGCGGATCAGCCCTGAGAAACAAAGGGGTTCAGCCGCTTCTGGACGCCATCGACTATTATCTGCCAAGCCCCAAGGATGTCCCGCCGGTTAAGGGTGAGCATCCTGAAACCGAGGAAGTTCTTGAATTCAAGCCGGAGAAGAACGGGCCGCTGGCGGCACTTATCTTTAAAGTCTCCATGATCGAAGGCCGAAAGCTTTCCTTTGCCCGGATCTATTCCGGAAAAATTTCTTCAGGTAAGGATGTGTTTAACCCGACCCTGAAACGCAAAGAAAAACTGTCCAGAATTTTACGAATGCACGCCAACAAGCGCGAGCGCCTGGATGAGGCCTCCGCGGGTGATATTGTCGGCATTGTGGGTCTTAAAAATTCGGTCACCGGCGACACCCTCTGCAACCCGGATCATCCGGTTTTGCTTGAAAAGATGGAATACGCACTGCCGGTAATCTCCATTGCCATTGAGCCCAAGACCCATGCTGACCAGGAAAAGCTTGATGACGTGATGGAAAAGTTCATGATCGAGGACCCCACCCTTAAAGTGAGCAAGGATGAGGAGACCGGCCAGACCATTTTGTCGGGCATGGGCGAGCTTCATCTTGAAATTATTATTTCAAGGATGGTCAAGGAATTTAACACCAGTGTGAATGTAGGCAAACCCCAGGTGGTGTACCGGGAAATTGTTACCGCCCCTTCAACCGGCCAGGCCGTATTCGACCGGGAGATTCAGGGCAAATCCCATTATGCCGATGTCACGGTGGAACTCAATCCCCTGGGCCGGGGCAGCGGTGTTACCTTCAAATCCCTTGTCCCCGAAGAGAAGATAGCTCCCCAGTATATTGCCAATATTGAGACCGGGATCAGGCAAAGTCTGGATGGCGGGTTCCTCAAAGGATACCCCATTGTGGATGTTGAAATCGTTCTGGTTGACGGATTCAGTGAGGAAGGCAAAGCATCGGAACTTGGGTTTGGGGTCTGTGCGGCCATGGCCGTGAAAGAGGCGTTGAAAAATGCCAAAATGGGTCTGCTTGAACCCATCATGGATGTGGAGGTGTTTGTGCCGGATGCCAATATGGGCGATGCCATCGCCGACCTCAATGCCAGGGGCGGCAGGGTGGAATCCATAACCCCGAAAACCGACATCCAGGTCATCAAAGCCGTGGTTCCCCTGTCAAAGATGTTCGGCTATTCCACAGCCCTTCGGTCCGCCACCCAGGGCCGGGGCACATTTACCATGCAGTTTAAAAGTTTTGATACCGTGTGA
- a CDS encoding rhomboid family intramembrane serine protease, which translates to MKIRYNSPVVLTYALLALICLALPVSNFLGMSLASPSRPAFSDPGFYARLFTYVLAHAGWTHFKGNLIMILLLGPLLEEKYGSWLIFEMMVITAAATALISAMVFHTSLVGGSGLVFMMILLSSFSNFKNGEIPLAFMVVAVIYIGSELTQIFKDDHISHFGHLAGGLFGAGFGFLRGRKR; encoded by the coding sequence ATGAAAATCAGGTACAATTCACCTGTGGTTTTGACCTATGCCTTGCTTGCACTGATCTGTCTTGCCCTGCCGGTCTCAAATTTTCTGGGGATGAGCCTGGCATCTCCATCCCGGCCGGCGTTTTCTGATCCTGGGTTTTATGCCCGGCTGTTTACATATGTCCTGGCCCATGCCGGCTGGACCCATTTTAAGGGCAACTTGATCATGATTCTTTTGCTGGGGCCGCTTCTGGAAGAAAAATACGGGTCATGGCTGATCTTTGAGATGATGGTGATAACGGCTGCGGCAACCGCATTGATCAGTGCAATGGTATTTCATACCTCCCTTGTGGGGGGCAGCGGGCTGGTGTTTATGATGATCCTGCTCAGCTCTTTTTCAAATTTTAAAAACGGCGAAATTCCCCTGGCCTTTATGGTGGTGGCCGTGATTTATATTGGATCTGAATTGACGCAGATTTTTAAGGATGATCATATTTCCCACTTTGGCCATCTGGCCGGCGGACTTTTTGGGGCGGGGTTTGGGTTCTTGAGGGGGCGCAAGAGATAG